AAATATGTCTTCAAAGTTACCAAAGCCTCTCGACTCCACACCCCTTAAACCTTCGTGTCCAAACCGATCATACCTTTGCCTCTTTTGCGGGTCACTGAGGACCTCATAAGCCTCAGCAGCTGCTTTAAACTTATCCTCAGCTGCTTTATCTCCGGGATTCTTATCTGGATGGTATTTTACCGCAAGCCTCCGATAAGAACGCTTGAGCTCTTCCGGAGTCGCTTCTCTTTTGACTTCAAGGATCACATAATAATCTTCTTTTTTCATGGGAAGGTGAAGGTATGAATTTACAAAAACATGTCAGGTGTTTTCATCCTGTACCGGCCTGGAAAGAACTTACTAAGTAGGTATAGGAAAACAAGTTAAAACTCACGGTTAACCGCGTATTGTTACTGTCCATAATACCTTTGATATAAAAAATGTCAAGAAAGTTTTGATCGATTACAAACACTCACTTCACAGAAAAACAAAAAGGCCACAGTGAAACGTGGCCTTTTTATAACATGAGAAATCCTCAACATTGATGGGTTTTAACAAAAAAAGAGCACAGATCCACCTGGATTCAACCTCCGAATATCGAAAGACAGCCTGAGAACTAACAAACGCTTCCCTCGACATAGTTGTCTTCATCTTCGCCTTCCTTTAAATCCGTAATCATTACCTCTGTTGTCAACATCAGACCTGCTATGCTTGCCGCATTCTGTAAAGCGGTACGGGTAACCTTTGCAGGATCTATTATTCCTTTAGCAAACATATCTACATATTCACACGTATTGGCATCAAACCCGATGTTGGCATCTTTTTCCTTCACCTCTTCCACAACCACCGGACCATCTTCTCCTGCATTTGACACAATCTGTCGTAATGGTGCCTCAATGGCTTTGGCTATGATGTCTGCACCAATTTTCTCGTCTCCTCTGAGTTTTTTCCGCAGCTCTTCCAACTTTGGGATTGCCCGTATATATGCAGTTCCTCCACCGACAACAATTCCCTCTTCAACTGCCGCCCTGGTAGCGTGAAGTGCATCTTCGACCAAGGCCTTTCTCTCATTTACTTCTGCCTCAGTGGCACCTCCGACATTTATTACAGCAACACCACCGGTCAGTTTCGCAAGTCTTTCCTGAAATTTTTCTTTATCATAGTCAGATGAACTCTGTTCTATTTGATTCTTTATCTGCGAAATTCTCCCCTGCACATCAGCCTTCTTTCCGGCACCCTCAATTATCGTAGTGTTGTCCTTGCTGATTACGACTCGCTTTGCAGTTCCGAGGTCACTCAGCTCAAGGCTTTCTAATTTTACCCCGAGGTCTTCTGAAATAAGACGTCCTTTGGTAAGTATGGCAATATCCTCGAGCATGGCTTTTCTTCGATCACCGAAACCGGGAGCCTTTACGGCAGCACAGTTTATGACACCACGCAATTTATTAACTACTAAAGTAGCCAATGCCTCACCTTCAACCTCCTCTGAAATGATCAGAAGAGATTTGCCCGCTCCCGCTATTTTCTCTAAAAGAGGAAGGAGTTCCTTCATGCTGGCAATCTTTTTTTCATGAATTAAAATATACGGGTCATCAAAAATAACTTCCATAGTCTGTGCATTGGTCACAAAATACGGAGAAATAAAGCCCTTGTCAAACTGCATTCCCTCAACAACATCTAATGTCGTTTCTATGCCTTTGGCTTCTTCAACCGTAATAACCCCGTCTTTCCCTACCTTATCCATTGCATCAGCCAGGAGATTACCCACCGAGGCATTATTATTGGCAGAAATAGTTCCAACCTGTGCAATATGTGATCTGTCTTTGACCTTCTTGCTGGCATTTTTTATTGCCTCAACCACTTCAATTACGGCCTTGTCGATACCCCTCTTTAAAGCCATAGGATTTGCGCCGGCAGCAACTGCTTTTGCCCCTACATTAAAAATTGCTTCGGCTAAAATAGTTGCCGTTGTTGTGCCATCTCCTGCCACATCACTGGTCTTCGAAGCAACTTCGCACACCATCTTTGCACCCATATTCTCAAACGGGTCTATAAGAGTTACCTCTTTTGCAACCGACACACCGTCTTTTGTTACTGTTGGTGATCCAAAACTCTTCTCTAAAATCACATTTCTACCGGTAGGACCCATTGTCACCCTAACAGCATCAGCCATTTTCTTAATCCCGTTTCGTATGTTTCTCCGTGCATCTTCACTGAATAAGAGCTGTTTTGCAGCCATAGTAAAACCTCCTGAATGTATTAGTCAATTTTCGCCAAGATATCGCTTTCCTTAATAATGAGATATTCTTTCCCGTTAACGGTTATTTCTGTTCCTGCGTACTTCCCATAAAGAACCTGATCTCCCTTTTTAACCAGGAGCGCAGCTCTCTGACCATTATCCAAGAGTTTCCCATCTCCGATGGCTATCACCTTACCTTTTGTAGGTTTTTCCTTTGCTGAATCAGGCAAAACTATACCACCCTTTGTCTTCTCTTCTGCTTCCAAGGGTTCAACAACCACCCTGTCATCTAAAGGCCTAATCGCCATAATAATTTTCTCCTTCTATAAAATAAACATAATAAATAACATGATAAACAGCACTCGTTTTTTACATTCCCATGCCCGGCATGCCACCCATGCCGCCCATGCCGCCCATGCCACCCATGCCGCCTGGAGGCATTCCACCACCCGGAGGCATCATCGGCTCATCCTTACCTGGAACTTCTGTGATCAGGCAATCACATGTCAGCAGTATCCCTGCAATACTTAAGGCATTCTGCAGAGCACACCTGGTAACTTTTGCAGGATCTATAACACCAGATTCGTAAAGATTACCATACTCTTCCTTTTCCGCATCATAACCAAATGCGTCATCTTTAGAGTTCAGAATCTTTCGCATGACCACGGTACCTTCAAGTCCGGCATTTTTAACAATTTGTTTCAATGGAGCGCTGAGCGACTTCTTTATTATGTCAACGCCAATCTTTTCATCACCCTTCAGCTTAAGGGTATTCAACACCTCTGATGCCCTTAATAATGCTACACCGCCACCAGGCAAAACACCTTCTTCGATTGCAGCACGGGTAGCGTGTAACGCATCCTCTACGCGTGCCTTCTTCTCCTTCATTTCAGTCTCGGTTGTTGCACCGATATTTATTTGTGCAACCCCGCCTGCCAGCTTTGCCAGCCTTTCCTGCAGCTTTTCTCTGTCATAATCAGAAGTAGTTTCACCTATCTCCATCCTGATCTGACTGATACGGCTTTTAACAGCATCAGATTTCCCGCCGCCCTGAACTATTATGGTGTTCTCAGAATCTATATTAATCTTCTTCGCTGTCCCAAGATCGCTTAACTGTATATTTTCCAGCTGGATACCTAAATCTTTAAATACGGCCTTTGCACCAGTAAGAATTGCTATATCCTCCATCATAGCTTTCCTGCGATCGCCATAACCCGGCGCCTTAACAGCAGCACAAGATACCGTTCCCCGAAGGTTGTTGACAACCAGGGTAGCCAATGCTTCCCCCTCAACATCCTCAGACATAATCAGAAGCGGCCGCTTGGACTTCGCAATTTTTTCAAGTAAAGGAACAATCCCTTTAATAGTTGAAATCTTTTCCTCATGGATAAGAACATAGGCATCCTTCAGCTCTACCTTCATATTTTCTTTATCCGTGACAAAGCCTGAAGACAAATATCCACGATCAAACTGCATACCTTCAACTATCTCAACCTCGGTATTGAGACTCTTGCCCTCTTCAACGGTAATAACACCATCTTTCCCTACCTTGTCCATAGCGTTGGCAATCATCTTACCCGCTTCACTATCATTATTAGCAGCGATAGTACCGATGTTGGTAATATCCTTCTGATCTTTAACCGGCTTGCTCATCTGCTTCAACTTTTCCACTACTTTATCCACCGCCACCTTCATCCCTCGGTTAAGTGCCACAGGGTTGGCACCCGCAGTGATACACTTTAACCCGTTATTAAGAATAGCCTCGGCTAAAATTGTAGCGGTAGTAGTTCCATCTCCGGCAACATCACTGGTCTTGGAAGAAACTTCCCTTACCAGCTTTGCTCCCAGATTTTCGTAAGGATCTTTCAACTCTACCTCTTCTGCAACGGTCACCCCATCTTTTGTTATCGTTGGACTGCCCCATCCTTTATCAAGAACCGCATTCCTCCCCCTCGGACCCAATGTGGTCTTTACTGCACGCGCCAATTTAGAGACACCTCTCTTTATTGCCAGCCGTGCGTCTTCGTTAAATGCCAACTGCTTTGCTGCCATTGATTTCCTCCTATTAAAATGTTAAGTCTTTTTACTATACTTCGCTATACAAGCAAATATCTTGCCACACTGCGCATGCTAATCACTATATACCTGAATATCAATGGCTTACGATACAAAAAGAATAATTATTCTGAAATAATGAGGACTCGCCTATTTGTAAAATGTCAATGTGGCAGTCACGATTTTGGCAACTTTGGGGAGAGTGTCAATATGACATAGAGCGCTTGGTTGATAAATTGGTTGATAAAAAAGATACTCTCCCTGGTATCGGTGCTTATCTTTTTTTACCGCCGGCAGGATTACCGGTTAATCTTCGAACGTATACGTTGTTTGCAATATCCTTATCCAGTGCCAGCTGTGTTTCTCCAAACTGGATGACGATGCTGGGGTATTTTTGATGAACCGTCAGTTCCAATCCCGGAATAACTCCGATAGAGGAAAGTCTATCCAGACTTGCATGTTGTCGCGTTGTAATATAAGCGACCTTGGCCCGTTCACCAGCTTTCAATTTCGACAACGGGCTTACCACGGATTCCAGGGCTTTCTTCGCACCCAGACAGCAATCTCCCGGAGGAATCTTTTTCCCATGCGGACACACAACAGGGTGACCAAGTAACGTGCAGATGCTCGCAATAATTTCTTCATTTACAAAGTGTTCAAATTGACAAGCCCCGCTTTCAAGCACATCATCACCAATCTCAAGTACGTCATTCATTAAGCGTTCAGCTATACGGTGACGCCTGATAATTCGCTGTGCACGGTCTCTCCCTGTTTCAGTCAGAACAATCTGAGTACCATCAAGATAAATTAATTTTTTCTTATCCATGATATCGAGGAATTTTCCAGCAATTGTGCATCCGAACTTTTCATCCATGTATGTCCGCTTCACGTTACCGTGATCCTCTTCCGCCATCCAGATAGACTCTAAAAGCTCTTCAATTTGTATTTCATCAGACATACAGAAAATTCTCCTCTTAAAAAAATTCACAAATTACACAAAAATGCCCCATGGTATACTCATCTCAGACTTCACGAGAACAAAACGCGGTGTTTATCCCTGGAACCTGAGCTGCGAAGACATAATCACTCCGGAAAAACACTATTGATACATCTTGTAAATTCCACAAAATCAATTGGCTTATTAACAACAAAGTCCACCTTTAACTCCTCTCTTTCTGCATCCCGGATCTTGAAGCTCCAACCAGTAATAATACCCACCTTTGGTCTTGTACTCAAGGTATCAAGAAATTCAATAACGTCTCTTCCAGTCACATCCGGCATAACCAGACCACACAGAACAAGGTCAAAACTTTCATTTTCCAACGACTTAATCGCCTCTCGACCACAGCAGACACTTTTAGCATAATGCCCCCTGGAGGTCAAAAACTCAGATAAAAATTCGCAGATGTATTGCTCATCATCTACCACCAGGACACGCAGATGATCTGCTTTTATCTCCTGCATCGGTTTTTGTACGTTTTCACGATCTGAGGGCCTGGATATGGGTATGCAGATGGTAAAGGTACTGCCACTCCCCAGCTCACTCTCCACCTCTATCCGGCCTCCATGCCTTTTTATTATGGCAAAAGCGGAACTCAGCCCCAGACCGCTTCCCTCAGGCTGCCTGGTGGAAAAAAAGGGATCAAACACCTTCTTCTGTATGTTTCCACACATTCCCTGCCCGGTATCAGCAATGCTTATAAACAAATTGCCATACTCCTTCCACGTGCGCAACGAAAGAGTACCGCCATCAGGCATTGCATCTAATGCGTTATTTATTATATTTGTAAATACCTCCCTTAACTCAGAAGGGTTACCCATTGTACGTGGTACTGCCCTGACGCCTTTCAGATCTATGCAGTAGATTATCCCGCTGGCCAGGGCCATATTCTTCCATCTCGGCATGGTAAAATCAATTACCTTCTTTACCAGTGCCCTTATGTCTACCGGCGTCAACTTTGAAGGATCTTTCTTTAAATTGGTAAAATCCTGCATCCTCTGCACTATACCGGCACCATCATTCGCAGCATCAATAATGATTTGAATCCCCTTCTCCAGCTTTTTATAGTCACCCCTGGGTCTTTTTTTTAATAATTGCGCAAACCCCAGGATTATGGCAAGAATATTATTAAATTCATGGGCAATGCCGGCAGTCATTACCCCCATGGCTGCTAACTTCTCTGATTGCATCAGTGCGGCTTCCACCTGTTTACGTTCAGTAATGTCTTCCGCAATTCCTTCTACGGCAATAACGTTATTATCCTTGTCAAAAACCGGAACCTCCTGAACATTCAAAATCCGTATCGATCCGTCCTTGTGGTAGATCTCCACAGGGTAAGCAGGTTGTTTTATCCCTTGAATGCTGAGCCCGGTATAACGTATCACTTTCTCATTGATTGAATTGTCTGTAAGATATTCAGTATAATGGGTAAGAAATTCACTCTGTGTGTAACCGAGAATATTAGTGATTGAAGAGCTGAGAAAGGTAAAGACACCCTCTTTATTGTGAGAGTAGAAAAAGTAGCTGTCCTGAAGATTTTCTATCAGCCTTCGATATTTCTGTTCTGACTCGCGTAAAGCATATTCCATCTGCTTCCGCCCGGTTATGTCCGTTGAAATACCACATATCCTGTCAGGAATCCCATATGAGTCAAAAAGTGGGAATTTTATAGTAATATAGGTGTGTAATTCCTCATCATGAGGAAAAATTTCTTCGAATTCCTGTGGTGTACCTGCATCGAAAACTTTACGGTCATTTGCCTGAAGTGTTTCAGCCAGATCTTCCGGGAACAGATCCTTGTCAGTCCTGCCCACAATAGCCTTCCTGCTCACGTGAAACAGTTTTTCGTATTGACGGTTTATTACGAGGTATCTCCCCTCTTTGTTTTTGAGATAAATAACAGCAGTGGTGTTATCCAAAATTGATTGCAGTTCATCCTGCGCATCCTTCAGCAATCTCTCAGCCTTCTTCCGGTTCAGAACCTCAAGACTGAGATTTTTGTTTGTTACCGACAATTCCTCGGTACGCTTTCTTACCCGTTGTTCAAGAGATTCGTTGAGTGCAGCAAGTTCATCCTGCATCCGTTTACGCCGGGAGATATCTCGAGCGATACCAACAACACCTGTTATTTCATCTTTTTTATCCCGTAATGGAATATTTATATATTCACATAGCAAGCCGGTATCTTTGAAATAGAGTTCATATTGAGGGCTCTCTCCTCTGAGTGTTCTGGTGTAAGCGTCCATCCCTTTTTCCAGATTCTCCTCATCAAAAAGAGAGGAAAAAGGTTTACCGTAAAATTTTTCGGGTTTGTGCCCGGTAAATTTCTCGAAGACCTTGTTAACATACACAATGTTCCCTTTTGTATCACATGCATACGCCAGGTCTGAAATATTATCTATAATTGATTTATACTTTTTTAATTCCTCTTCCATGTAAACAGCACCTGCATGGGGTGTCCGCCGCTGGAAACACCTGATTACCCTATTTCTAAAAGTAGTATAATACCGCAATCTTTCTGCGTTAACACTAATAAAATCCTGTGGCATATTTTGAGAGAGTAACGGAGGTAAATCCTGATGTGACTTCATTACTGACAGCATAACTATCGCCATCCAGGAAATCAATCCGTCCTGTGACTGCTTTTGTGGATCGGGATAAAAAGTTGAAATCTTTTACTGGTTTCAGCTAATCCTGCTCCAGCATCAAAACCCTTTTTTCCTGTTCTAGTAACTTTTCCCGGCTTCTCTTCCCCTGAATACTTCTGAATTGTTCCAGTTTTGTCAGGTTAGTCCTAATCATTTCCTCTTCTCGTAATTTCTCTTGAAACTCACCTGATCGAGATCCTCCTTTTTCGTCAACCCTTCATACAACTCCTGTTCCTGTTGCGTAAGAATACGAATTTGAGCGGAATCTTCATTCCGCAAATTCTCACTTCCTGTTCGATCATGTTCTACTCCATTACTCGTCTGTTCAGCCGCTTCCCGCCCTCATCCCCTGATTTCTCATGCTGAAGATACATGGAGAAAGTAATGAGGAGCCACATTACCGCAATTCCCGTAAGTCCCAGAACCAATCTACTCACTCTTTTCATTGCCATGCCTCTTTTAAAAAAGTTCCGGATCTAAAAAGCTTCTCAACTGATTTACTGTTGAATAAATGAACAATTTGAAGAAAATCACCTCCATAACGCTTCCCTACCAGGCCTTCTTACCTCTCCATATATACCATGATAGCCTTCACGTCAACAGGCTGTTAACTCAACTTTCAGCACAAGGCTGCTGCAATTCATTTGAATCAATATAAATTGGCACGGAAGTTGTTTATAATTGTACCGTAACGAAAATTGTTATTCAGTTAAAATCTCTCCGGATGAGACGCTGAATAATCTCGGGTTATGCTCCGCATAAAAAAACCTGTTACAAATATTTCGAGGTATAAGATAGTGAGTTGAGTGTGAGCCATAAGGTACTGTTTATTATACTGAACTATATTCCACCTGTTGTGTAAGATTACCCCTCCAATTTTACTCACCGGGTAGAATAGTCCCTCCTGCTCATGAGTTTTTGTTTCCGTATGATCGCAGCATTCTCCAACAAAAACTCATGAGAGAGGGATATACTAAAACCAGAGCCTGGTTAATGGTAGACTCGCTCAATTTTTTCCCGATTTTGTCCGAAATCCAGTATGAGATGAGTATAGTATCATTTCATAGTAATTTTTTACCTGAGATTACTGGAAGGCAGCCATTCTGAAATTTATTCCCATTCTTACAATCGGGGAGTGATTAAAAATGGAAAAATTAATAGAATATTTGAAGGCAAGAGAAGATATTAGCGTGCTTGAATATTTTTTTCTCATGTTTCTTGTAATAGTAGGGATTACGGTTATAATTCTCCGGTATTTAACATAAGCAGTGTTTGAACGATAACTACCCATTCTGCGGCGTTGCTGCAATAATGGCGTAATCCTCACGTACCTGAGTACGCTCCGGTTACGTAATTATTTCGGACCTTGTATACTAAAACCGATCTGGTTTTCGGTTTTACCCGTCCCCGCCAGAATGAGTATCACCTGCCGGAAATCAAATCCTGGTGAAGGTATCCCCGAACAAAAAGCGTGCCGGGGACTTTACCCACTCAGTTTTTTTCCGGATTTTATCCGAAAACCATCATACGATGAGTATGTATGAAAGAGGAACATCCCGATTCTTTCCTGAATTTATCTGTTGGTTCTCCTGCTCGAATTTTCGCTTGACTTTTACACTAATTTATGTACATTTACTCCACATCGCCAAAAAAACACAGGATTAACGAGTTTTATCGATTGTTACTTTATCGCCTGTGTGTACATACCACATGTGTTTTTCATAATTTTCAAATTTGCTTATAAAGGGCTCGAATTCTTTGGATAAAACTTTAGCCATAAAGACAAAAAATTTGACCAAGGTATACAGGAGTTTTTTCGGCAGAAAAAAGGTACTGGCATTAGATAACTTGAACATAGAGGTCGAAGTTGGTGAAATCTTTGGACTGCTCGGACCGAATGGCTCAGGGAAAACAACTACGATGAAACTCCTTCTGGGATTAATTTTCCCGACTAAGGGGAGCGCCTTTCTCCTGGGAAAAGCAACAAATGATATAAAAACGAAAAGCAGAATCGGATTTCTCCCGGAAGAATCCTGCTTTTACCGGTTTTTGAATGCAGACGAAACTCTTGATTTTTATGGACAACTGTTCAATATCCCTAAAAAAGAGCGAAAGATGAGGGCAAATAGACTCATCGAACTCGTTGGGCTGGAATTCGCCAGGAAAAGACCTTTGAGACAATATTCAAAGGGAATGTTGCGAAGAATAGGTATTGCACAGGCATTGATAAATGATCCCGACCTGGTTATTCTTGATGAACCAACGAGTGGACTCGATCCTATAGGTACAAAAGAGACCAAAGATATTATTTCGGAATTAAAAAAGCAGGGAAAAACAGTTCTCCTCTGCTCCCATCTTCTCTCAGACGTTCAAGACGTATGTGATCGGATTGCGATCCTTGAAAAGGGCACATTGCAGATTTCAGGGACCATCGAAAATCTCCTTTGCCATAAAGACCTGGTAGAGATACTGCTTCGTAATATATCCGATGAAACAATTGAAGAGATTAAATCGCTTATTACTGAAAAACGTGGTGAAATTGTATCAATAAAGCACCCTTCAAACACCCTTGAAAATCTGTTTTTAAAAATAGTGCAGGAGCGAAGATCATCTTCCGGCACTATCGTCAACAGGCAGTAAAACAGAACGAACTGCCAATTTTTCATAGTACCACTATACGGCAAAAGCTGAAATAAGAATAAATACTCATCTCATGCTGGATTTCGGAAAAAATCCGAAAAAAAACGGAGCGGGGAAAGTCCTCGACGTCTTGTCCGGGGATACCACTAACAAGACTTTGGTTTTTAGAAAAATCTAAAAAACAGATCGGTTTTCGTATATAACGTATATAATCTGAATATGTGCACCACTATAAATAACTGAACTCCATGCAACAAACGCTCGTTATAGCAAAGCAAACGTTTAAAGAAGCAGTTCGAAGCAAGATTCTGTACATTTTTATAGCGTTTGGACTGATTACCATTTTCTGCTCCGCATTTATGCCGGTTGTGAGCGGTGAAAAAATGAAAATTGTGGAATCGGTATGCCTGCGTTCAATCACCTTTTTTGGAATGCTGGCTGCGATGCTGCTCGCCTCATCTTCTATTCCATCGGACATAGAAGATAAAGTGCTCTGGACGATAACCACGAAACCTGTCA
This portion of the Candidatus Scalindua sp. genome encodes:
- the groL gene encoding chaperonin GroEL (60 kDa chaperone family; promotes refolding of misfolded polypeptides especially under stressful conditions; forms two stacked rings of heptamers to form a barrel-shaped 14mer; ends can be capped by GroES; misfolded proteins enter the barrel where they are refolded when GroES binds), giving the protein MAAKQLLFSEDARRNIRNGIKKMADAVRVTMGPTGRNVILEKSFGSPTVTKDGVSVAKEVTLIDPFENMGAKMVCEVASKTSDVAGDGTTTATILAEAIFNVGAKAVAAGANPMALKRGIDKAVIEVVEAIKNASKKVKDRSHIAQVGTISANNNASVGNLLADAMDKVGKDGVITVEEAKGIETTLDVVEGMQFDKGFISPYFVTNAQTMEVIFDDPYILIHEKKIASMKELLPLLEKIAGAGKSLLIISEEVEGEALATLVVNKLRGVINCAAVKAPGFGDRRKAMLEDIAILTKGRLISEDLGVKLESLELSDLGTAKRVVISKDNTTIIEGAGKKADVQGRISQIKNQIEQSSSDYDKEKFQERLAKLTGGVAVINVGGATEAEVNERKALVEDALHATRAAVEEGIVVGGGTAYIRAIPKLEELRKKLRGDEKIGADIIAKAIEAPLRQIVSNAGEDGPVVVEEVKEKDANIGFDANTCEYVDMFAKGIIDPAKVTRTALQNAASIAGLMLTTEVMITDLKEGEDEDNYVEGSVC
- the groES gene encoding co-chaperone GroES is translated as MAIRPLDDRVVVEPLEAEEKTKGGIVLPDSAKEKPTKGKVIAIGDGKLLDNGQRAALLVKKGDQVLYGKYAGTEITVNGKEYLIIKESDILAKID
- the groL gene encoding chaperonin GroEL (60 kDa chaperone family; promotes refolding of misfolded polypeptides especially under stressful conditions; forms two stacked rings of heptamers to form a barrel-shaped 14mer; ends can be capped by GroES; misfolded proteins enter the barrel where they are refolded when GroES binds) — encoded protein: MAAKQLAFNEDARLAIKRGVSKLARAVKTTLGPRGRNAVLDKGWGSPTITKDGVTVAEEVELKDPYENLGAKLVREVSSKTSDVAGDGTTTATILAEAILNNGLKCITAGANPVALNRGMKVAVDKVVEKLKQMSKPVKDQKDITNIGTIAANNDSEAGKMIANAMDKVGKDGVITVEEGKSLNTEVEIVEGMQFDRGYLSSGFVTDKENMKVELKDAYVLIHEEKISTIKGIVPLLEKIAKSKRPLLIMSEDVEGEALATLVVNNLRGTVSCAAVKAPGYGDRRKAMMEDIAILTGAKAVFKDLGIQLENIQLSDLGTAKKINIDSENTIIVQGGGKSDAVKSRISQIRMEIGETTSDYDREKLQERLAKLAGGVAQINIGATTETEMKEKKARVEDALHATRAAIEEGVLPGGGVALLRASEVLNTLKLKGDEKIGVDIIKKSLSAPLKQIVKNAGLEGTVVMRKILNSKDDAFGYDAEKEEYGNLYESGVIDPAKVTRCALQNALSIAGILLTCDCLITEVPGKDEPMMPPGGGMPPGGMGGMGGMGGMGGMPGMGM
- a CDS encoding metal-dependent transcriptional regulator; protein product: MSDEIQIEELLESIWMAEEDHGNVKRTYMDEKFGCTIAGKFLDIMDKKKLIYLDGTQIVLTETGRDRAQRIIRRHRIAERLMNDVLEIGDDVLESGACQFEHFVNEEIIASICTLLGHPVVCPHGKKIPPGDCCLGAKKALESVVSPLSKLKAGERAKVAYITTRQHASLDRLSSIGVIPGLELTVHQKYPSIVIQFGETQLALDKDIANNVYVRRLTGNPAGGKKR
- a CDS encoding PAS domain S-box protein, producing MAIVMLSVMKSHQDLPPLLSQNMPQDFISVNAERLRYYTTFRNRVIRCFQRRTPHAGAVYMEEELKKYKSIIDNISDLAYACDTKGNIVYVNKVFEKFTGHKPEKFYGKPFSSLFDEENLEKGMDAYTRTLRGESPQYELYFKDTGLLCEYINIPLRDKKDEITGVVGIARDISRRKRMQDELAALNESLEQRVRKRTEELSVTNKNLSLEVLNRKKAERLLKDAQDELQSILDNTTAVIYLKNKEGRYLVINRQYEKLFHVSRKAIVGRTDKDLFPEDLAETLQANDRKVFDAGTPQEFEEIFPHDEELHTYITIKFPLFDSYGIPDRICGISTDITGRKQMEYALRESEQKYRRLIENLQDSYFFYSHNKEGVFTFLSSSITNILGYTQSEFLTHYTEYLTDNSINEKVIRYTGLSIQGIKQPAYPVEIYHKDGSIRILNVQEVPVFDKDNNVIAVEGIAEDITERKQVEAALMQSEKLAAMGVMTAGIAHEFNNILAIILGFAQLLKKRPRGDYKKLEKGIQIIIDAANDGAGIVQRMQDFTNLKKDPSKLTPVDIRALVKKVIDFTMPRWKNMALASGIIYCIDLKGVRAVPRTMGNPSELREVFTNIINNALDAMPDGGTLSLRTWKEYGNLFISIADTGQGMCGNIQKKVFDPFFSTRQPEGSGLGLSSAFAIIKRHGGRIEVESELGSGSTFTICIPISRPSDRENVQKPMQEIKADHLRVLVVDDEQYICEFLSEFLTSRGHYAKSVCCGREAIKSLENESFDLVLCGLVMPDVTGRDVIEFLDTLSTRPKVGIITGWSFKIRDAEREELKVDFVVNKPIDFVEFTRCINSVFPE
- a CDS encoding ABC transporter ATP-binding protein, translating into MDKTLAIKTKNLTKVYRSFFGRKKVLALDNLNIEVEVGEIFGLLGPNGSGKTTTMKLLLGLIFPTKGSAFLLGKATNDIKTKSRIGFLPEESCFYRFLNADETLDFYGQLFNIPKKERKMRANRLIELVGLEFARKRPLRQYSKGMLRRIGIAQALINDPDLVILDEPTSGLDPIGTKETKDIISELKKQGKTVLLCSHLLSDVQDVCDRIAILEKGTLQISGTIENLLCHKDLVEILLRNISDETIEEIKSLITEKRGEIVSIKHPSNTLENLFLKIVQERRSSSGTIVNRQ